One stretch of Akkermansia sp. RCC_12PD DNA includes these proteins:
- the ykgO gene encoding type B 50S ribosomal protein L36 — MKVLSSLASMKRRHADCQIVKRKGTLYVICKSNPKFKARQGATAGTRLSKKGVK, encoded by the coding sequence ATGAAAGTTCTTTCTTCCTTAGCCTCTATGAAGCGCCGCCACGCAGACTGCCAAATCGTGAAGCGCAAGGGCACGCTGTATGTGATTTGCAAGAGCAATCCCAAATTCAAGGCCCGCCAGGGCGCCACGGCAGGTACGCGTCTTTCCAAGAAGGGCGTCAAGTAA
- the metX gene encoding homoserine O-acetyltransferase has product MQLPYVQTRFLDLPGSFPLRNGAVVEKVRIAYEQYGTPSPEKDNVILLFHALSGSQHAYGYNPDVPGIGALWKPENHEGWWNSIIGPGKPLDTDRFCIICANYLGGCYGTTGPASTSPVDNLPYGSRFPHVEVADQARLQALLLDSLGIERVHLVGPSVGGLIALSLACQFPARVKSFISIGSGYRASIEHRLSLFEQILAIELDPDFRGGDYYQGPFPKKGLAFARIIGHKSFVYQEGLEQRARKEVGGQSGMLAWLKPTRSTQSYMLHQGTKFAERFDANSYLRIADMWAEFDIRDHTPEGTFSAALEGFRRETIPALIFSIDTDCCFRPAEQQDFANQMEKAGIPAEFHTIISTKGHDSFLLEPELYAKPIRRILG; this is encoded by the coding sequence ATGCAGCTTCCCTACGTCCAAACCAGATTCCTGGACCTTCCCGGCTCCTTCCCCCTGAGGAACGGCGCCGTGGTGGAGAAAGTGCGCATCGCCTATGAGCAGTACGGAACCCCGTCGCCGGAAAAGGACAACGTCATCCTGCTGTTCCATGCCCTTTCCGGCAGCCAGCACGCCTACGGCTATAACCCGGACGTGCCGGGCATCGGCGCCCTCTGGAAACCGGAAAACCATGAAGGCTGGTGGAACAGCATCATCGGCCCCGGAAAACCTCTGGACACGGACCGCTTCTGCATCATCTGCGCCAACTACCTGGGGGGCTGCTACGGCACGACCGGCCCCGCCAGCACCAGCCCCGTGGACAACCTGCCCTACGGCTCCCGCTTCCCGCATGTGGAAGTGGCGGACCAGGCCCGCTTGCAGGCGCTGCTGCTGGACAGCCTGGGGATTGAACGTGTGCATCTGGTCGGTCCGTCCGTGGGCGGCCTGATTGCCCTGAGCCTTGCCTGCCAGTTCCCGGCACGCGTCAAAAGCTTTATTTCAATCGGTTCCGGCTACAGGGCCTCCATCGAACACCGCCTCTCCCTGTTTGAACAAATCCTGGCCATTGAACTGGACCCGGATTTCCGGGGCGGAGACTATTACCAGGGCCCTTTCCCCAAAAAAGGGCTGGCCTTCGCCCGCATCATCGGCCACAAATCCTTCGTTTACCAGGAAGGGCTGGAACAGCGCGCCAGAAAGGAAGTGGGCGGCCAGTCCGGCATGCTTGCGTGGCTGAAGCCCACCCGCAGCACGCAAAGCTACATGCTGCACCAGGGCACCAAATTTGCGGAACGCTTTGACGCCAACTCCTACCTACGCATTGCGGATATGTGGGCGGAATTCGATATCCGCGACCACACGCCGGAAGGTACGTTTTCCGCCGCGCTGGAAGGATTCCGCCGGGAAACAATTCCCGCCCTCATCTTTTCCATTGATACGGACTGCTGCTTCCGTCCGGCGGAACAACAGGACTTTGCGAACCAAATGGAAAAAGCCGGCATTCCCGCGGAATTCCATACCATCATTTCCACCAAGGGGCATGACTCCTTCCTACTGGAACCGGAACTTTACGCGAAACCGATCCGCCGCATTCTGGGATAA
- a CDS encoding OsmC family protein, with the protein MTDDKYTSRTENVGQFRCETTYARSEEKTFTDLSASYGGREKYPTPGMLLGATLSSCMMSLLSVIAARKEVDLRGMRILAHAVESEKGIEKIELKAVMPLDGSHPLRSMLEKAAMTCPVRRALHPDLETPIEWEWRK; encoded by the coding sequence ATGACTGATGATAAATATACTTCCCGCACGGAAAACGTGGGGCAATTCCGCTGTGAAACCACGTACGCCCGCTCTGAGGAAAAAACATTTACAGACCTGTCCGCCAGTTACGGAGGCAGGGAAAAATACCCCACTCCCGGCATGCTGCTGGGGGCTACGCTCTCTTCCTGCATGATGAGCCTGCTTTCCGTAATTGCGGCCAGAAAAGAAGTTGACTTGAGGGGGATGCGCATCCTGGCCCATGCCGTGGAATCTGAAAAAGGCATTGAAAAAATTGAACTGAAAGCCGTCATGCCCCTGGACGGCAGCCATCCGCTGCGCTCCATGCTGGAAAAAGCCGCCATGACCTGCCCGGTCCGCCGGGCTCTGCATCCGGATCTGGAAACCCCCATCGAATGGGAATGGAGGAAATAG